CCGCGGTCTGTCAAGTGTTAGAGAACGCCGGCCTCGAATCGACCGGTACCGCGGGCGCCACCCTGCCGTTGCCGCCGTGGGCGTTTCGTGGGATCGCGTTCCTGTCCGGAATGGCTCCTCGGTCCGTAGTCACTATTGTTCAGGAATTCTTCCGCCGGTTCCTGATCCGAACGACGGGCGGGCAAAACTACACCCCGCGCTTGGTACCCCTAACACAGGTGCGCGGTATCACCGCGGACATTGAGGACCGCTTGCTCGAAGAGGGGATCGAGGACGCGGTCGGGTTGGCGATGGCGAACCCGTACCGGTTGCTCCGTAACACCCCGTTCCACGAACGGCAGATCCTCACCTGGATGGACGAGGCCATCCTGATGACCACGTTCCCGTTCAACTGGCAGCTATTTGAAAATGAGGGGATCACCGGGGCAATGGATCTAGTCGCAACCGACGGTCCGACGCTCGCTACCTTGGCGGAATTGGTTAAGATGAAAGCGCCCCTGCTCCAGGCCGCGCATTCACGGCTCAAATCGAACGCTCAACTGGTACTCGTCATGGTCCTCTTCGCGAAGCAAGCGGGCCAGTAACGAAGGCACCTGTTTTCGGCAAAGGCACTTCGAGTGCATCTAGCGCACTCGACCGCTCGGCGCGACCCTCGATCAATCCACACCGCTGCACCTCGACTGGGTAATTGGCCGAGTAGTGGTGCCGGAAAACAAGCGCACCGCGGAAGGGGCGCTTGGCCCGTGTCCCTCGAGGCCGCGGAATCGGTTTCGTTACGCCTGAGAATTGACCGGCGCCCACGGGGTGCGATCGGTCCCGTTGCTCTCAATCGATTCGACCCGTTGCACCGGCAGGTGGCGCTGCCCCGGGACTGGAGCCACGTCAACAGTTGCTCCCGCACGTAGCATCGGAGATCCCACAGGCGCCCGCCGTCCGACGCGCTCACCAAGGCGCGTAACTCGACTCGCCCACCAGACAGTTCCGTGACCTGCAAGTTGCTGGTCTTGCCGTTCCCGAGCCACACGTTCGCTGGGTCCGACAGCCACGCGGTAAGTCGATCGAGCATGAGCCGTTCCTCCGATCCTTCGGAACCTCAAATACCCGCGAAGCAGAACGCAAACACGATGCCGCGCGGATGGGCGCGGGCGCATGGAATTGGGCCATCGATTTGGTGTCGGGTAGGGTGTAGCGACGCAGATCGCGGTGGAATAGGATCTCGCGTGACTGGCGAGCAGTTCGTTCAGTTCGATTGTGATCCGTGAGGCCCTCCATGTCATCGACCGCGGAGCCGGTGCCACCCGCCCGAACACGTTGGCACGTGTGGTTGCTGTTGGCTTTGGCGGTACTCGTTGTGTTCGTAGGAGCCGCACTCTGGTTGTGGCAGCGGTACGACCCGTTCGTACACGAGCGCCCTGACATGCGCGAAGCGAAGGTGATTCTGGACGCGGCCCGCGTGCGCCCGCTCACCGACGACGAGTTCGAGCGCGCGATCGCGCTCCTGGACTCCCAAACCCCTGCGGTTCAGGTGTTCGCGATCGCGGCCATCGAAGCCGAGGTCGCGCGCCAGCCGGCCCGGCGCGAACGAGCGTTGGCCGCGCTGGAGCGCTTCCAGAAGTCCGCGCCCCCGGATACCCGACGTGCGTCTGGAACTGCGATCACCCGAATGAAGGGCGCCGAAAAACAACCGTAAGAGGTTCTCTGCATATCTGGGGCCGGGTACAAGCCCCAACCGACTTCACTTCGCGAACGGGCGCACGCGATACCCAACTTCCGACGTTTCGGGCCGCAGCGAGCTTCGCTGCTTCGGAGGTGGGATTGATTCGCGCGTGCGTAAACGAGAGCATGTTCGCGCGCCTTGTACCTCGGGGACACCTTCATGCGGCACGTCTACTCCAGGGCCACCGGACTCGTGGCCCTGTCATTGGCCGCGCTGACGCTATTCGTTGAAGTCGGACTGGTGTCCACGGCGCTTGTACCTCCGGTGCTCGGACCGGAGCAATCGGACATCGCCCGCGCGCGGGAACTGGCCGCGCGGCGGGATCAGGTCCGCGTGGGCTTGGGGGTACTGGTTCTGGGGACCGGGCTCGCCGGGGCCGCGGTATTGGTGACCCGCTGCAACAGTGGTGGGGGGAAACTCATTACAGCCGCGGGCTGTTGCTGCCTCGCGAGCATGGTCGCGTGGTTCGTTTTGGTCATCACGATCTACGGGAACAGCGTGCCAAAAGAACGAGATAACCCGAATTCGTTCACCGTTACGAGCGGTTGAATCGGGCGGGAACCAGAAACGAGAGGGTGGGATAGAGATCGAGTCTGATTAACTACAACGAAGGCCCCGGGATATTTCCGGGGTTTCTTCTTTTGATCGAACCGGCAGATCACGATCGCATCTTTGTCGGGCATTCTGTCCTCACGAACAAATTCCATTTTCTCGCGAGTGAGCATTGACATCGGTGCCCGACCGCGGATATCGTTCACCTAAACTATTAGGTTAGGTTTCTCCTTCCGGGGGGTACTTTGGCCGAAGACCTGCCACCCAGTGAACGCGAACTCGACGTCCTGAAGGTGCTCTGGGAACTCGGGACCGGGAGCGTGCGCGACGTCCACGAGCGCCTCGCGCCCGAACTCGGGCTGGCGTTCAACACCGTGCAAACGGTCCTCCGCAACATGGAGGACAAGGGGCTCGTCGGCCACCGGGCCGACGGCCGAACGTTCGTCTATTTCCCCAAACACACGCGCGAACAGGTCACGTCCCGGTTCCTGAACAAGGTGTTCGGCGGGGCACTGGACCAGTTCGTCCTCAGCATGCTCCGGGCGTCCGACGCCGCCCCGGACGAACTCCGGGAACTGGAAAAACTGATCGCCAAGGCACGGACCGAGAAGCAACGGAAGGGGGAGAACTGAAATGTCGTGGGACGTTTTCACACCCGACTGGCTGGTCCGCGCCGCGGGGGGCGGGTTCGTGATTCTGGCGCTGGCGGCCCTCGCCGTTCGGCGCTGCCAGCAACCGGCCGACCGCGTTCGGATCGCGGGCCTGGCGCTCGTGGGGGCCGTGCTTGTTCCAGTCGTGGCGCTGATCCCCGGTCTGCCGCAATTGTCTTTGGCCGTGCTCCCGATAGAGGTGGCACAGGCTCCAGTACCAGAACCCGCACCAGCGCCTCTACTTCCTCCTGTGGCCGTTGAAGATGCGCCGGCGTTCCGGCCGGCCTCTGAGCCGACGACCTCGTCTGTGGAACTGAAGACGCCAGCGCCCGTACCCGCATCCGCGCCCTCGACGTCACCAACCGCTGAGGCGACTCAGACCGTGGCACGCGCGGTTCAAGCGACGGAAGTCATCACTACCCTCGCGCCGGCCCCGCAATCCGCGTTCTCGGTCGCGCGCGTGGTACTGATCGGGTACGGTGCTCTTACGGGGGCATTCCTGGTCTGGTCGCTCGTGGGCCTCTGGCGCCTGTTTCTCCTCTGGCGGAGTACGCGCGAGGCGCCGGCTGAAGCCGTTGCTCTGTTGCGAGAGATTGCCGGTCCCGCGGCCGATTCCGCGCTGGTGCTTATTAGCGACCGGCTCGAATCGCCCGTTGCGTTCGGAGGGTGGCGCCCGATCATCGTTTTGCCCGCGTCCGCGGCCGGCGCCGAGGGGCGGAGCGCGCTGCGGTACGGCCTCGCTCACGAGTGGTCCCACGTCGAGCGTGGCGACGTCTGGCGGTGGTACCTGGTCACGTTCGCGCAGGTCTTCCTCTTCTATCAACCGTTGTTCTGGTGGTTGCGGCGGCAACTGCGGCTCAGCCAGGACTATCTGGCCGACGCCCGCGCCGTCGATCAGTCCGCGGACCCCGTTGAGTACGCCGAATACCTCGTTACCCTGGCCCGCCGGCGGTTGGGGGTTCCGGGCCTGGCCCTGGGAATCACCGATCGCCGGTCCAACCTCACTCGGAGGGTTCACATGCTTCTCCTGAACCGCACCCCGATCGCGCGCCGGTGCCGGCTCGTCTGGACGTGCGGCGCGGCCCTACTCGCACTGGGGCTCGTCGCGAGCGTCTCGGCCATTCGCCTGACGGCGGGGGACGCGCCCGCCAAGTCGACCGACGAGAAGAAGCCCGACGACGCGAAGAAACCGGCCACGCCCGCCAAGGTCGAAGGCGAAACGCTGAACTACACCGGCAAGGTAACGGACAAGGACACCGGCAAACCGATCGCGGGCGCGACAGTGACCGTGCGCCGGTCGATCCTCGGTGACCCCGAGCAGAAAGAGACGAACCCCGTCCTCGAAGAAACCAAACACACCACGGACGCGCAGGGGAAGTACTCGTTCGTGATCCCCCCCGAGCAGACGTCCAAGCGGTACCTGTACGTCGAGCTGGACGTCGAGCACCCGGATTATGCTGCGCAAAAGGGCTTCGGGTACGCCCTGAGCATGATTCGCAAGAACGAGAAGCTCGGCGGCCGGCCGTTCTTCGAGAGCGTCGAAATGCGCCCCGCCAAGCCGGTGAACGGGATCATCAAAACGCCCGACGGCAAGCCTGCCGCGGGGGTCAAAGTGCAAGCGTACTCGGTCACGAACAAGCGGGCGAACGGCGCGTTCGAGTACGGGTCGTTCGTTGACGTCCGGACCGACGCGGAGGGCAAGTTCCGGCTCCCTCTAACGACCCCCGGGTGGGCGGTGTTGTGGCTGCTGCCAGAAGAGTTCGTGCCGGTTACGCACGTCCTCAAGGAGAAGCGAGGAGACCTCGGCACGTTCACGCTCCAGACCGGTCCGCGCTTGCGGGGGACGGTACTCGACGCGAAGGGGAAGCCGGTCGTCGGGGCCATCATTAATGCCGAGTCGCGGGATCACAACGAAGAGATCACCGAACCGGTTGCGGACAACATCAACCGCTCGGCGGTCACGAACGCGAAGGGCGAGTTTGCGATGCGCCCGCTCCCGCCGGGTAACTACGTGGTGAAGCCGGGCGATTACCAACGGGACGGGGCTCTCGATCGCAAAGACGCCAAATCGATCCCCGTACCAGAAGCCGTGTTCGCTGGGACCAAGGTCGTACTGAAGGCCGGCGCCGATCCGGAGCGGATCGAGGTCCGGGCGGTGCCGCACGTCACGATCGAAGCGCAGTACCTCGACAGTAAGGGCAAGCAGGCCCGCGGGCACAGTTGTCACGTGTTCGGGGAGGTCGACGGCGTACCCTGGTTCGGTGACGCGAAGGCCGATGCGAACGGTAAGGTGATCGCTCGTGTGCCGCACGGGATGGAAAACGTGCAGTTCAACCTGATGACGAACGAGCACGGATCGCTCCGCTGGCGGAAGGCCAAGGGCGAGGAACTGAACAACAATCGTACCATCCGCCTGGGCACCCTCTCCGACGACGTGAAGGGCATCGAGATCGTGCGGTACACCGCGCCCATTCTGACCGTGAAGGTGGTCGCGAAGGACGGGACGAAGCTGGTCAAGCCGGCCGTCACCGCGATCTACGCATCCGGCAAAGGTGCTCTCGATGGCCGGTTCATTCTCCGCAACGGGCGCCAGTCGGACGTGTCGTTCGAGGAACAAGAAGACGGCCGGTTCCGGTCGAGCCAGATGTTCCCGGACGACGAACTGACCATTTCGGGCCATGCGGAGGGGTATGCGGACAAATCCGAGAAGGTGAAGCTCGCCGAGGGAGCAACAAAGGAGATCGAAATCGTGCTGGAGAAGGCGCCCGCGAAGCCGGAAGAGGAAAAGAAGAAGTAACGGTTCGCGCCCGCGACGAGTTCAACGGCGTTCGCGGGCTTTTTGGGTGTGGTGGGTATTGTTCGCGTGAGGAGTGCCCCATGTTCCGCGCCGCTCTGTTACTCACCTTCGTTGTTGGCCCCGTACCCGCGCGAGCGGCGGAACCGGGCGGTTCTGTCGACTTCGAGCGACACGTTATCGGTTTACTGAACAAGTCGGGGTGCAGTGCGGGTTCCTGTCACGGATCGTTCGGCGGGAAGGGCGGGTTGCGATTGTCGTTGTTCGGCGCCGAGCCGGAAAAGGATTTTCTCGCACTCACACGTGGCGGGGGCGGTCGGCGCATCAATTCGGCCGAGCCGGATCGAAGTTTGTTGTTACTGAAGGCCACCGGCCAGGTTTCGCACGGCGGCGGGAAGCGGTTCGCGGCTGATTCGTGGCAGGCCCGTGCCCTACGTAGTTGGATCGCTGCGGGCGGTCGGCGCGTCGCGGACTCGGGCGCGACACTTCGGCTCGAATTCACGCTCGCCGAGCACGTCCTCACGAAACCCGGCGAAACGGTTCAGTTGAGTGTGCGGGCGAAGTTCGCGGACGGGGCCGAAGCCGATGTGACCTCGTTCTGCGAACTCCGGGCGAAGGACGACTCGGTCGCTGACGTTTCACCGCTCGGCGAGGTGCGGGCTGCACGTCCGGGCGACACGGCGATCATTGCCAGCTATCGAGGGCTCACCGCGGTCGCCCGTGTCCTGGTGCCGATCGCGCGGACCGAACCGTACCCCGCAATTCCCGAAGTCAATTTCGTTGATCGCGCGGTGTTCGCGAAATTGAAGCGCCTCAACGTGGTGCCCTCGGACCTCGCGTCAGACGAAGAGTTCCTCCGGCGCGTCATGATCGACGTGACCGGCGGGTTGCCTTCGCCCGACGAGGTGCGGGCGTTCGTGGCGGACGCGGACCCGAAGAAGCGTGAAAAGGTCATCGACAAACTGCTCGCCAGTCCGCTCCACGCCGCGCTCTGGGCGACCAAGATGTGCGACGTTACCGCGTGCAACGTCGAAGCGATGGACGGTTCGCCGGACCAGCGCACGAAACGTGCCCGGATGTGGCACGACTGGTTCCGGCACCGGTTCGCCACGAACGTTCCCTACGACCGGATCGTGCGCGGGGTGCTCACCGCGACCAGTCGGGAGGGGCACGCGCTCCGCGACTGGATCGACGCAGAAATCGAGCGCGAGCGGGCGGGCGAGAAGGGCGGCGCGTACCGCGACCGGGACACGCTCGACCTGTTCTGGCGCCGGTTCGAGGGCGAGGAGTATTTCCCGCTGGAAAAGATGGCGGAACTGACCTCGACCGCGTTCCTCGGGGTGCGGTTGGAATGCGCCCAGTGCCACCGGCACCCGTTTGACCGCTGGACGCAGACCGACTACCGGGCGTTCGCCAATGCGTTCGGCCGGGTTCGGTTCGAGAGCTCGCCCGATCTCACCGCGGCGGTGGTCGACCTTCTGGAAGAGCGCCGAAAACTGCCGCCGGGAAAGCTCGGCGCACCGATTCCGCGGTTGCGCGAAGTGTACCTCTCGGAGCGCCCGCGCCGGCTCCCGCACCCCGATACCGGTGCTGTCCTAAACGCGCGGGCGCTCGGCGGTCCGGAGTTGACCGGCGCGGACCCGCGTGAGGCGCTCGCCGATTGGGTGACGCACGCGGACAACCCGTTCTTCGCGCGGGCGTTCGTGAACCGTGTTTGGGCACACTATTTCGGAACGGGGCTGATCGACCCGGTGGACGACCTCGCGGCGAGTAACCCGGCTTCCAACGAACCACTGCTAAACGCACTGGCCGCGGATTTTGTCAGGAGCGGCTTCGATATTCGGAAATTGGAGCGGACGATCCTCGTGAGTCGCGCGTACCAGCTCTCCTCCGCGCCGAACGACACTAACCTGCGCGACCGCGGAAACTTCGCCCGATCGTATCCGCGTTCACTGATGGCCGAAGCGGTGCTGGACGTGCTGAACGACGCGCTCGGCACGAAGGAGGAATTCGGTGGGGACGCGCCGGCCGGAGCGAGGGCAATCGAGGTGGCGACGAACCGCGTGCGCGCGGGGCACGCGGCGCGCGTTTTCCAGGTGTTCGGGCGCCCGGCCCGCTCCTCTACTTGTGATTGCGAGCGGGCGAGCGGTCCCGCGCTGCCACAAACGCTGTTCCTGATGACCGATCCCGTTTTGCTCAAGAAGATCACGGGCGGGCGGCTCGCGAAGCTCCTGGCCGCAAAGATGTCCGACGCGCGGATCGTGGACGAACTGTTCCTCGCCGCGCTCTCGCGCCTTCCCGATGCGAACGAGAAGACGACCGCACTGGAACGAGTGTCTGGCGCCCCGGACCGCGAGGCCGGGCTAACGGACGTGCTCTGGGCGCTCGTGAACACACGCGAATTCATCCTCAATCACTAATCGAAAGGGTGATACCCATGTCATTCTCTCTCAGTCGACGGGGGTTCCTGCGCGTCGGCACAGCAAGCGCCCTCGGGTTGAGTTTGCCCGACGTTCTCCGGGCGGAATCGCGCGGCACGCGCAAGTCGAAGGCCGATGGGCTGATCCTCGTGTGGCTCGGCGGCGGCCCCGCGACGATCGATATGTGGGATCTGAAGCCGGACGCGCCGGAAGAGTTCCGCGGGGAATTCAAGCCGATCGATACAGCGGCGCAAGGCGTGCGCGTCTGCGAGCACCTGCCGAAAGTGGCCGGCGTGATGAAGAAGTGCGCGCTCGTGCGTTCGCTTCACCATTCGATCACCGATCACGGGGCCGGGGCCGCGCACCTGGCGACCGGGCACCCGCCGGCGGCCGCGCTCAAACACCCGTCGCTCGGCGCGATCGCCGCGAAACTGCTGCCCGCGCAGGCCGGCTTACCGCCGTACATCGCGCTCGACGGTGCGGCCGGGTTCCCGGGAGCGGCCGGGTTCCTGGGTGCGGATTGTGATCCGTTCACGGTCGATGTGGGCGGGCGCGGGGGGAATCGCGCAGAGAGCCGCGTGGAGGGTATTTCTCTCTCCACGGGCTTCACCGCGGACCGGCTCGCCGATCGTAATAAACTGCGCGGCGCGTTCGATACGAAGTTCCACGCACTCGAACGCACGGAACTACCCGGCGCGCTCGACAGCTTCCAGCAACAGGCGACCGACATCCTCGGGTCCGATCGTGTGCGCAAGGCGTTCGACTTGTCGTTGGAGAAGGACGCGGTGCGGGAGCCCTTCGGGCCAACGGTGTTCGGCCGGAGCGCGCTTACGGCCCGTCGGCTCATCGAAGCGGGCGCGCGGTGCGTGACGGTCGGGTTAACGGGCTGGGACACACACGCCGGGAGCTTCCGCACGATGCGCCAGCAACTGTTGCCGGAACTCGATCGCGTGCTGTCGGCACTCGTGACGGATCTGAGCGATCACGGGATGCTCGACCGGACCGTCGTCTACTGCGTGGGCGAGTTCGGTCGCACGCCGCGTGTGAACGGCTCCGCCGGGCGCGACCACTGGGCGCGGTCGATGTCGGTGCTTCTGGCCGGCGGCGGGGTGCGGGGGGGAACCGCTTACGGCAGCACCGATGCGCACGGACTGGCCCCCGAAAACGATCCGTGTTCGCCGGCCGACGTGTCCGCGACCGTCATGAACCTGCTCGGGATCGACCCGGCGCACGAACTCCGCACGCTCTCGGGGCGCCCCGTCGCGGCCTTCCGTGACGGTAAGGTGATCGAATCGCTGATCGGTTGATTCACCCTGGTTCCGTCCGCTACCGATGTTCGGACATCGCGTGCGTTCACTGCCAGTTAAACACCCTGACGCGGACCCGTTAGGTTCTTCGCGTTTAGTGCTCACTCGATTCATACCGAATCGTGCGGATGACTTGTCTTCTGTAGCCGGCCTCTGCGAGGCCGGGGAGCCACAAGCACAGGACATCCCGGCCTCGCAGAGGCCGGCTACAGAAACCAATCAAAACGAGACGGTATCAGTGGGCACCAGGCCTTAGCTTCTCGATTCGACGAACTCGACGAGAGCCGGGTCGGAAGGTGAGAGGGCGCGCGTTCCTTCCTCGGTCGCAGATTTCTTACCCGCACATCGGCCGAGGCGGACAGATCGTCTCGGCTCACGGATCAAGCAACTTCCTCGTGTCGCCAGCCCACTCACCAACCGCCCATTTCGCTGGTCGGTACAGTCCGGAAAACGGCTCCTTACCTCGATACCGTTGCTCGATTTCCCGGAGCCGGTCCAGCGCCTGCCAGTACTCGGTTCGACGCGCCGCCGAGAGCTGCCCGGCGGTTTTCATCGCCCGCACCCGGTCCGGGCTGGCGACGGGCGCGGCCTGCCACCACGTCCGCCCGGTGACGAACACCCGCTGAAGCGCGAGTGCGTCCTCCACCGCTTCGGGCGTCGCGGCCGCCCCGAACAGGTCTTTCCCGAGGGTCGTTCGGAAGTCCGTGTCCGACAGGTCCGGGTTGCGCGCGTACTCGCGGTACGCGACCCGGTTCACCCGGGCCGGGAGTTCGTCGTAGGGGATCTGCTCGGGCTTGAGCCACCCGAACCCGAGTGGTTGTTGCCGCCGACCTACCAAGTATTGCTGACCGTCTTCGGGTTCGGTGGGGGTGTATGTGAACGCCTCGAACGACGGCACCCATCCGGTACACCCGGACCGCCGGGCGTGTCGCGCCGCGTCCCGGATCTCGGTCGGGGTACGAAGCGCGGGGCTGTCGTCGGACCAGATCGCCCCCTTCGCTTTCTTGGTTAGATCGGTATCCGGGCGGGCACTGTGTGGGGTGTAGAACACGGTCCACCGGGGATCGAATTCCCGGCGCGCCCCTCGCACTCCCAACCCGGGGGCTTCCGCCCCGGTGAAGTAGTGCGGGTACACGACCACCGTCGCGTTTGCGTTTTTCTTCCACGCCATTTCCGAAACCGCGGTCACGAACCGGAACTCGTTCTCGAAGAACTTGGCCCCGCACCTCTTGCAGTGGCAAACCGCGTAGTCCGACGACTCGATCAGCAGCCCGTCCGCGTTCGGGTAGAAGTCCAGGTACATCTCGCGGACGTACTCCAGCATGAACCGCTGGACGTCCTCTTGGGCGGGGCACAGGTTGCGCCCCCAACTGTGGATGCCGAACGGCTTTATCGGCTTCCCGTCCGCGCCGGTCGCCGCCCAGTCCGGGTGCTCAAGGGACATCCGGTTCACGCCGTCGTACCCGAACGGGGTGAACCCGAGCAGGACTCGGATTTCGTTCTTGTGCGCGTAGTCGATGAGGTCTCGAACGAAATCTTTTCGGATGTTCTCGTGGTCCTTGTTGTGCCCCCAGGTGGCCGGGAACTTCTTCGACTTGAACCCGCCGGCGGTCCAGAGGACGACGAGGTTCGCGCCATCCGCGCGGGCCGCGTCGATCGTCTTCTTCCAGGCGTCGAGCCCGAACGTCGGCGTGCGGGTCACGGTCACGTAGTACCCCCGCACGGTGAACGGGTCCGCGGCTCGAACCCGCCCGCCCGCACCCGAACCGAGGAGCAGAAGGAGGGCGAGGATCGGCCAAATAGTGGTGCGTCGCATGGCGTTCCTCAAATGGCGTCGCGGTCGAATTTTTTCGGGAACCACGAGCGACGCGATTGTAAGGTTCGTGCTTTCGGAAAACCACCTTGAGACTTATGCACTTCACTCAACGGTTACGACCGCCGAGCGCCCTTCGTTCCCGGCCGCATCCACTTGGACCACCTGAATCTGAGCCTTGGCACCCGATCCGGGGGAGAACGTTGCGCTCGATTCGTTCGTGGCCACGGGCACGTCGTGCCAGTCCGATTCGCGCCCGGTCACGTTCCACCGGACCTTGAGCGCGCCCGGGTTCGCCTCGGTGACGGACCAGGACACGCGGAGCCGGTCGTCCACGCGCTCGGCTTTGGTAACACGGACCACGGGCGGAACCGTGTCCACGATGACTTTGAGTGCCGGTTCCAGAGCGGTTACGGATGAATCGGGTTGGTCTTTGGGAATCACGGCCACGGCGAGCCAGTACAGACCATCTTCGGGGGCCTCGAACGTGAACGCGGTCTTGTCGGGCGTGATCATCCCCGCCTGATACCACGGTTCCTTTCCACGGGACACGAACAGTGTTACCGCGCGGTCCGCGGTCCGCCGCTCCGGGGCGATTTGAACGGGCAGTTTGAACTTCCGCGTATTCACGACCACGGTCTCGTCTTTCTGCACCGGGCGCGCCTCGGGGAGTCGCGTCGGTGGGATCAACCCCGGCTCCTCGTCGTCCGGCGTTGGTGCCTTGGGCGCGCTCGGGGGCTTTCGTAGGGTCGCGAGCCAAGCGGTTTCGAGCGCGTCCACCGAGTCAAACCGATACACGTCTTTTGCAGCCTTGTTCCAGGACTCGGCCGTGTTTTCTTCGGCCCCAACGCGGAGGAACTCCAACAAGGCACGGTGCGCCTTACCCGGTGCCGGTTCGGACGCCAGGAGGAATCGCACGATCGAGTGCCCCTGGGCGACCAGCACCATTGCGTCTCGCGGGTACTCGGTCTTTCGGAAGAGTATTCTCAGGCGGATGCCCTTACCCGCATTGAGCAGTTCGCGGCATTTCTGGTCCTGCTGGACTTGTTCCTCGTCTCCCAGGGACATCACGGCCAGACCC
This region of Gemmata massiliana genomic DNA includes:
- a CDS encoding alpha-amylase family protein, producing MRRTTIWPILALLLLLGSGAGGRVRAADPFTVRGYYVTVTRTPTFGLDAWKKTIDAARADGANLVVLWTAGGFKSKKFPATWGHNKDHENIRKDFVRDLIDYAHKNEIRVLLGFTPFGYDGVNRMSLEHPDWAATGADGKPIKPFGIHSWGRNLCPAQEDVQRFMLEYVREMYLDFYPNADGLLIESSDYAVCHCKRCGAKFFENEFRFVTAVSEMAWKKNANATVVVYPHYFTGAEAPGLGVRGARREFDPRWTVFYTPHSARPDTDLTKKAKGAIWSDDSPALRTPTEIRDAARHARRSGCTGWVPSFEAFTYTPTEPEDGQQYLVGRRQQPLGFGWLKPEQIPYDELPARVNRVAYREYARNPDLSDTDFRTTLGKDLFGAAATPEAVEDALALQRVFVTGRTWWQAAPVASPDRVRAMKTAGQLSAARRTEYWQALDRLREIEQRYRGKEPFSGLYRPAKWAVGEWAGDTRKLLDP
- a CDS encoding DUF1549 and DUF1553 domain-containing protein; amino-acid sequence: MFRAALLLTFVVGPVPARAAEPGGSVDFERHVIGLLNKSGCSAGSCHGSFGGKGGLRLSLFGAEPEKDFLALTRGGGGRRINSAEPDRSLLLLKATGQVSHGGGKRFAADSWQARALRSWIAAGGRRVADSGATLRLEFTLAEHVLTKPGETVQLSVRAKFADGAEADVTSFCELRAKDDSVADVSPLGEVRAARPGDTAIIASYRGLTAVARVLVPIARTEPYPAIPEVNFVDRAVFAKLKRLNVVPSDLASDEEFLRRVMIDVTGGLPSPDEVRAFVADADPKKREKVIDKLLASPLHAALWATKMCDVTACNVEAMDGSPDQRTKRARMWHDWFRHRFATNVPYDRIVRGVLTATSREGHALRDWIDAEIERERAGEKGGAYRDRDTLDLFWRRFEGEEYFPLEKMAELTSTAFLGVRLECAQCHRHPFDRWTQTDYRAFANAFGRVRFESSPDLTAAVVDLLEERRKLPPGKLGAPIPRLREVYLSERPRRLPHPDTGAVLNARALGGPELTGADPREALADWVTHADNPFFARAFVNRVWAHYFGTGLIDPVDDLAASNPASNEPLLNALAADFVRSGFDIRKLERTILVSRAYQLSSAPNDTNLRDRGNFARSYPRSLMAEAVLDVLNDALGTKEEFGGDAPAGARAIEVATNRVRAGHAARVFQVFGRPARSSTCDCERASGPALPQTLFLMTDPVLLKKITGGRLAKLLAAKMSDARIVDELFLAALSRLPDANEKTTALERVSGAPDREAGLTDVLWALVNTREFILNH
- a CDS encoding carboxypeptidase regulatory-like domain-containing protein, which gives rise to MSWDVFTPDWLVRAAGGGFVILALAALAVRRCQQPADRVRIAGLALVGAVLVPVVALIPGLPQLSLAVLPIEVAQAPVPEPAPAPLLPPVAVEDAPAFRPASEPTTSSVELKTPAPVPASAPSTSPTAEATQTVARAVQATEVITTLAPAPQSAFSVARVVLIGYGALTGAFLVWSLVGLWRLFLLWRSTREAPAEAVALLREIAGPAADSALVLISDRLESPVAFGGWRPIIVLPASAAGAEGRSALRYGLAHEWSHVERGDVWRWYLVTFAQVFLFYQPLFWWLRRQLRLSQDYLADARAVDQSADPVEYAEYLVTLARRRLGVPGLALGITDRRSNLTRRVHMLLLNRTPIARRCRLVWTCGAALLALGLVASVSAIRLTAGDAPAKSTDEKKPDDAKKPATPAKVEGETLNYTGKVTDKDTGKPIAGATVTVRRSILGDPEQKETNPVLEETKHTTDAQGKYSFVIPPEQTSKRYLYVELDVEHPDYAAQKGFGYALSMIRKNEKLGGRPFFESVEMRPAKPVNGIIKTPDGKPAAGVKVQAYSVTNKRANGAFEYGSFVDVRTDAEGKFRLPLTTPGWAVLWLLPEEFVPVTHVLKEKRGDLGTFTLQTGPRLRGTVLDAKGKPVVGAIINAESRDHNEEITEPVADNINRSAVTNAKGEFAMRPLPPGNYVVKPGDYQRDGALDRKDAKSIPVPEAVFAGTKVVLKAGADPERIEVRAVPHVTIEAQYLDSKGKQARGHSCHVFGEVDGVPWFGDAKADANGKVIARVPHGMENVQFNLMTNEHGSLRWRKAKGEELNNNRTIRLGTLSDDVKGIEIVRYTAPILTVKVVAKDGTKLVKPAVTAIYASGKGALDGRFILRNGRQSDVSFEEQEDGRFRSSQMFPDDELTISGHAEGYADKSEKVKLAEGATKEIEIVLEKAPAKPEEEKKK
- a CDS encoding BlaI/MecI/CopY family transcriptional regulator, which translates into the protein MAEDLPPSERELDVLKVLWELGTGSVRDVHERLAPELGLAFNTVQTVLRNMEDKGLVGHRADGRTFVYFPKHTREQVTSRFLNKVFGGALDQFVLSMLRASDAAPDELRELEKLIAKARTEKQRKGEN
- a CDS encoding DUF1501 domain-containing protein translates to MSFSLSRRGFLRVGTASALGLSLPDVLRAESRGTRKSKADGLILVWLGGGPATIDMWDLKPDAPEEFRGEFKPIDTAAQGVRVCEHLPKVAGVMKKCALVRSLHHSITDHGAGAAHLATGHPPAAALKHPSLGAIAAKLLPAQAGLPPYIALDGAAGFPGAAGFLGADCDPFTVDVGGRGGNRAESRVEGISLSTGFTADRLADRNKLRGAFDTKFHALERTELPGALDSFQQQATDILGSDRVRKAFDLSLEKDAVREPFGPTVFGRSALTARRLIEAGARCVTVGLTGWDTHAGSFRTMRQQLLPELDRVLSALVTDLSDHGMLDRTVVYCVGEFGRTPRVNGSAGRDHWARSMSVLLAGGGVRGGTAYGSTDAHGLAPENDPCSPADVSATVMNLLGIDPAHELRTLSGRPVAAFRDGKVIESLIG